From a region of the Triticum aestivum cultivar Chinese Spring chromosome 7D, IWGSC CS RefSeq v2.1, whole genome shotgun sequence genome:
- the LOC123166723 gene encoding uncharacterized protein, translating to MDLWSCTSPSPRLALHLEHLVAEKASIFDTSGGRSSRSGGGVEDPVAVKLDPVAPLRWRCNRPRPPACPPALPGAPPRCPWCWHEVVTSSSPCMDDGGALSAATATELCSASATTTVGMFWLLMVLVLLLVVVVVVVFMAAVAIADHLVEGERIHQDHLKVKGYIKAI from the exons ATGGATCTGTGGAGCTGCACCTCGCCCTCACCTCGCCTCGCGCTCCACCTTGAGCATTTGGTGGCTGAAAAAGCTTCCATTTTTGACACATCCGGTGGCAGAAGTTCCAGATCAGGCGGTGGAGTTGAAGATCCGGTGGCGGTGAAGCTCGATCCAGTGGCGCCGTTGCGGTGGCGATGCAATCGTCCGCGACCTCCAGCGTGTCCTCCGGCGCTTCCTGGTGCTCCTCCTCGATGCCCGTGGTGTTGGCATGAAGTGGTGACCTCCTCCTCGCCGTGCATGGACGACGGCGGTGCTCTCTCTGCCGCAACCGCGACAGAGCTGTGTTCTGCATCGGCTACAACCACTGTTG GTATGTTTTGGTTACTGATGGTGCTGGTgttgctgctggtggtggtggtggtggtggtgttcatGGCTGCTGTTGCTATTGCAG ATCATTTGGTTGAAGGTGAAAGGATACATCAAGACCATTTGAAGGTGAAAGGATACATCAAGGCCATTTGA